A window from Polyangia bacterium encodes these proteins:
- a CDS encoding IS4 family transposase: AHAAERTTARAAGRDVVVIQDTSELALGGRRAKANGYGPVGKGGALRGLLLHAVLAVDAGTGGVLGLVDARVWNRKGGKVTDRRSRKTSNKESQRWLDGTMRAGEVLAGAAHITGVSDRESDIYEHFARRPDNVHLIVRACQNRKIETDATDQINLLFSHVDGLLEQGRFEVKIPAAPGRKARTTELAVRFSRVVLRKPLHGAAADLPATIALTMVDVRETSTPRDGKPIHWRLLTTHAVTNLDEARRIVELYRMRWTIEEFFHTLKTAGFDIETADLGDPKVMIKFVTAVTVAAVTVMQLVKARDGTTDQVLADAFDPADQPILEALSAQLEGKTARQKNPHPKASLAFAGWVIGRLGGWTGYYGKPGPRVMREGLDDFQRIKHGTTLRLQNV; this comes from the coding sequence CCGGTTGGAAAGGGCGGAGCGCTGCGCGGCCTTCTGCTGCATGCGGTGCTGGCCGTGGATGCCGGCACGGGCGGGGTGCTCGGGCTTGTCGACGCCAGGGTGTGGAATCGCAAGGGCGGCAAGGTAACCGATCGACGGTCGCGCAAGACCTCGAACAAAGAGTCGCAGCGCTGGCTCGATGGCACGATGCGCGCCGGTGAAGTCTTGGCTGGAGCGGCCCATATTACCGGAGTGTCAGACCGCGAAAGCGATATCTACGAGCACTTCGCGCGACGTCCTGACAATGTGCATCTGATCGTACGAGCCTGCCAGAACCGCAAGATCGAGACGGATGCCACGGATCAGATAAATCTGCTGTTCAGCCACGTTGACGGCTTGCTTGAACAGGGCCGGTTCGAGGTGAAAATCCCTGCTGCACCGGGACGCAAGGCGCGCACGACTGAACTCGCCGTGCGGTTCTCTCGTGTCGTGTTGCGCAAGCCGCTGCACGGCGCGGCGGCCGATCTTCCCGCCACGATCGCCCTCACCATGGTCGATGTCCGCGAGACGTCAACGCCCCGGGATGGCAAGCCCATCCACTGGCGGCTCTTGACGACGCATGCGGTCACAAACCTCGACGAGGCGCGCAGGATTGTCGAACTTTATCGGATGCGCTGGACGATCGAAGAGTTCTTCCACACGCTCAAGACGGCAGGCTTCGATATCGAGACGGCCGACCTTGGTGACCCCAAGGTCATGATCAAGTTCGTCACCGCGGTCACCGTGGCCGCCGTCACCGTGATGCAGCTCGTCAAGGCTCGCGACGGTACGACCGATCAGGTTCTCGCCGATGCGTTCGACCCAGCCGACCAGCCGATCCTCGAAGCCCTCTCGGCGCAGCTCGAAGGCAAGACGGCACGGCAGAAGAACCCGCACCCCAAAGCCTCACTAGCCTTCGCGGGCTGGGTGATTGGCCGTCTCGGCGGCTGGACTGGATACTACGGAAAACCCGGCCCACGGGTAATGCGCGAAGGTCTCGACGACTTCCAGCGCATCAAGCATGGCACCACGCTGAGGCTTCAAAATGTGTGA